From the genome of Vicia villosa cultivar HV-30 ecotype Madison, WI linkage group LG2, Vvil1.0, whole genome shotgun sequence, one region includes:
- the LOC131645988 gene encoding protein NODULATION SIGNALING PATHWAY 2-like — MNMDIDIDMIMDMDAIPDFLHFSSYTHSTTSPTSEDDTLNNTWSPLLDFDFFPANQDHFHDFIDSLTNNDEITTVHPNLLNPVSEEEEEQQSSIGNRTDEDNDRKGLRLVHLLMAAAEALTGTNKNHRLAQVILIRLKDLVSSTHGTNMERLAAYFTEALQTLLNGVDSANSTNHHHHHQKLCLLTAPHQTDLLSAFQLLQDMSPYVKFAHFTANQAILEAVTHKRRLHIVDYDIMEGAQWASLIQSLSSRKDGIPGPHLRITALSRNKERGSGRRSIATVQETGKRLTAFAASVGQPFTFHQCRLESDETFRASSLKLVRGEALVFNCVMNLPHLSYRASDSVASFLNGAKELRSKLVTLVEEEVGPVNDAGFVGLFMDSLHRYSAMYDSLEAGFPMNKWARALVEQVFMGPRIMGSVAQLYMGGEEEGQEKGSWGEWLSAEGFRGVSVSYGNHCQAKLLLGLFNDGYRVEELGNNKLVLGWKSRRLLSASIWTCNSESESDF, encoded by the coding sequence ATGAACATGGACATAGACATAGACATGATCATGGATATGGATGCAATCCCAGATTTTCTACACTTTTCCAGTTACACTCACAGCACAACCTCACCCACTTCCGAAGACGATACCTTAAACAACACCTGGTCCCCCCTCCTCGATTTCGATTTCTTCCCCGCCAACCAAGACCACTTCCACGACTTCATTGATTCCCTCACCAACAACGATGAAATCACAACCGTTCATCCAAATCTACTCAACCCTGTCtccgaggaagaagaagaacaacaatcaTCCATCGGAAACCGAACAGACGAAGATAACGACAGAAAAGGCCTCCGTCTTGTTCACCTCCTCATGGCCGCGGCGGAGGCTCTCACCGGCACCAACAAAAACCACCGTCTAGCTCAAGTGATATTGATTCGGCTCAAAGACTTAGTGTCTTCCACTCACGGCACCAACATGGAGAGACTCGCCGCGTATTTCACCGAAGCGCTACAAACTCTACTCAACGGCGTCGACTCTGCAAACTCCACCAACCATCACCATCACCACCAGAAGCTTTGCTTACTCACTGCACCCCATCAAACAGACCTCCTCTCCGCCTTCCAGCTTCTCCAAGACATGTCCCCTTACGTCAAGTTCGCTCACTTCACGGCCAACCAAGCCATCCTCGAAGCCGTTACACACAAACGTAGACTTCACATCGTCGACTACGATATCATGGAAGGAGCCCAATGGGCTTCACTCATTCAATCACTTTCATCACGGAAAGACGGCATCCCGGGCCCACATCTCCGCATCACTGCATTATCTAGAAACAAAGAGCGTGGAAGTGGACGGAGATCTATAGCTACCGTTCAAGAAACCGGGAAAAGACTAACGGCGTTTGCGGCTTCCGTTGGACAGCCGTTTACTTTTCATCAATGTAGATTGGAGTCAGACGAAACGTTTAGAGCTTCTTCGTTGAAGCTGGTTCGTGGTGAGGCTTTGGTGTTTAACTGTGTGATGAATTTGCCTCATCTTAGTTACCGGGCTTCGGACTCCGTTGCTTCGTTTTTGAACGGTGCGAAGGAGTTGAGATCGAAGCTTGTGACGTTGGTTGAGGAGGAGGTTGGGCCCGTGAATGATGCGGGCTTTGTGGGCTTGTTTATGGATTCGTTGCATCGGTATTCGGCGATGTATGATTCACTTGAGGCTGGGTTTCCGATGAATAAATGGGCTCGGGCTTTGGTGGAGCAAGTGTTTATGGGCCCGAGGATAATGGGCTCAGTGGCTCAACTTTATATGGGTGGTGAAGAGGAGGGGCAAGAGAAGGGCTCTTGGGGGGAGTGGTTGAGTGCGGAGGGGTTCAGGGGAGTTAGTGTGAGCTATGGTAATCATTGCCAAGCGAAGCTGTTGTTGGGTCTGTTTAATGATGGGTATAGGGTGGAGGAATTGGGGAACAATAAGTTGGTGTTAGGTTGGAAATCAAGGCGTTTACTTTCTGCTTCTATTTGGACTTGTAACTCAGAGTCTGAATCTGATTTTTAG